Part of the Trichoderma asperellum chromosome 1, complete sequence genome is shown below.
CAAGCCTCTAAAACTTTTGTGTGCCCATTAATGTGAAACataaaaagaagtaaaaagtaCGAATAAAATCGATTCTCCCGCTTTTAGTAGGCGAGAACAACCCTCTTAGTTAGTCTCATCGAATCTTGTAAACACAAGGCTTGAGAATACCCCCTTCGTTTTCTCCATTCTTGTCGTCTGCATCCTCGTCCTGCATGCGGCCaaacatcttcttcttcttgggagcGGCGTCGTCCGGCCTCACGTTTTTGCCCTTTGTAGGAGCAGCGCCCTTGATGAAGCGCATCGTGACAAACATCCTGTTTGACAGATCCACAGCCTCGCGCCCATCGCCCTGCAGGACAAAGCCCCTCTTCCTCAGCGCCTCGACAAAGGCCGACACGTCCGTCTCGCGGCGCTGGTCGTCCTGCCCGTCAACCTCGACAGCGAGGTCCTTCTCGAGCAGGCCCGCGACGTGAGCCTCCTTGGCCTGGACCTCCTTCTTGGTGGGCAGCTTGCGGCGGTTGCCGACGCTGTGGGTGACGGGGGCGTGCTTGTTGCGCACGGGGCCGAAGCGGCTCTTGATTTCGGCGACCCAGAGCTCGCCCTTCCAGTGCAGCAGGCGGTAGGCCTCCTCGACGAAGTCGAGCCAGTTGGTGCCCATGAGGGCGAGGCAGAAGATGGCCACGTTGACGGAGCCGTCCTCCATGGGGACGTTGGCGATGTCGGCCTTTGTGACGAGCGGGCTGGGGCTCTGGAGGTCGAAGCTCCTGACGTCGAGGCGGAGCTTGTCCTTGTCGGCCTGGAGAGACTCTGCGAGGCGGGCGTCACCGCAGCCCAGGTCGGCAATGGTGCATGTCGACATGGTCCTGGGCAGAGGGCTGTCGATGAGCTTGACCTGCGGCGCGTTGGGTCTTCCCTTGCCGTGGGGCTGTCGGATCTTGGCTCGTGTGCGAATGTCTTTCAGGAAGCTGTCGACGGGGTTTTCGGGCCACACCTTGACTTGGCGCCGGAAGCCCTCGTGGTACTCGTCGAACATCTCGGGGGATTCTTGGAACAGCTTGAAGGACTCCTCCGAGGGCGCTGTGTAGAGAGTTTCGTTTAGGTGGCGGAATCGAGCAGAGATGAGCTTCTCCCTCATTGAGGCTTGTAAGGGTGTCAATTTGGGCGGCGCAGGAGGTAAAATTGCTGCTTGCTGAGgcttggcagcggcggcgtctGATTTGGACTCGGAGGATTCGACTGTAGCGCTACCGTCCTGAGATTTCGACTGGTTCTCcgtcttgttcttcttgtctgATTTATTTGATAGAGGCTGTAGATTGGGATTTTCtttatccttcttctccttcttctccctcttcttgtcctttttgctcttcttatCGCTTCCCTGTGGCTTCAATCCcccatccttcttctcattggaTCCCTTCTTTTGGCGTTTTGAGTCTTGGGAAGCCTTCTCTTCgctgggcttcttcttcccctcgACGACAGACTCATACAGATCAGCGACATTGGCGGCTGTCACAGGCTCCTCCTTGGTCGTCCTCTTTCGCTTCCTGGTCTTGGCGCCTGCAGGACCACCTCCAGCGGCAGTGGGCTTCTCAGTCTTGAGAGCGTCGGACGAAACCGACCACCCTGGAACAGCGAacatatcttcttcttcttttttagcctctcgtctctttttctgttcttGATTAAGGCACACTGCGCTGTGCTGATGAGAACGCTGGGAGCTGCGGTTGGCGATGCGATTAAAAAGTCTGGCTTGGCTTTTAGGTGAGAGGTTGCTCACCAACTTTTTTTGCCGGGTGTCTTATCGATAAGGATGCGCTGCGACGCCGCCTACTGTAGCGTGAGATTTGAGAGGCGATGCTGCCAGTGGGTCGATGCTAAGTAAGTCTGGATTACCATTTTGGGTAATTTCGATGTCTGTAAATCCATAATTCATCTCTTGTCAGACTTGTTCAATCTTTTCTTAGAGCTCGTGATGGGCTATGAGAATTGAACACGGAATGCATAATATGGGTGTTAATGTACGTTGAACGTCATTAAGTAGCAGAGCTCAATGGTATGAGCACCCGACTTTGGcggctatattaataaagacgGCTGAacctttgtttttctcctctttgtgTGTAAAGTGGTTTATCTTAGCTTGAAGATTCTTTGTAACTGTTATTTGTTGTCATAAAAacatgacttttttttttgtttttgtcatTGAGAGCTAGCATTAGGCAAAGGCATacatatattaatattaacaaTTGTATAACATATTTGTTGATCAAGATGCTGCGTGTGCCCAGGAGATTGAAAGGCAACTTGTATTAAGCATCAAAGCATCAAAGAATCCCACAATGATAGTTGAGATTCATGGAGATATCTGTACAAATCTGAAAGAGTCTTTTCTACTTGAACAGACATGCCTAAATCGTCAAAATGGGAAAACACAGTTATTCGTGGAAGAAACCTCGGGGAAAAGCCACCTGAATGTTTGACTGTCCTCTTTCAATGCATGTTTTGGAAGTTCCAATTGTGCCAATTCAGCGTTCTATGAGCTGCCATAGTGTCTGTCCAAGGATTAAATAGGTTCTCTTTGTCCAGGGACGCGAAACTCGGCGACATTTATCGTTACTGCAATGTTCTTATAAGCTGTAGAAGAATCCCCTAGGTCCAGCTTCCAGAGCTCAGGTAAACTTTCTATTCccctcatcttcagcttTAATTGTGAATTCTACAACTCATCTTCAAAAATATGGATCCTCAAGAGGTAGAGTCGAGCGATAGGAAGCTGATAACCTATGTCGCGGAACAACATTGTGTCCTCTGCCGAAATAAGGTCCCAATGTGTAACGTTGAGTGCCGAGCATATGATATTAGAGACGACATTGCAAAATACTTGCCATGGGAGACGACGGTACTGGCTTTAGGCTGTGAGTGATGTTTCCAATCGCttcaattttctttctttactcACTTTTATATCTCACCATAGTCATGGACGCTAGAATTAGTCGGAAACCGGACCTCCTCCCTCATGTCTTCTGTTTCGAGATCGATATAGTTTATCTAGATGCCGTTTATCAAACAGATCGGGATATACCCATTGGTTTCGAACCTTTCAAATCTTCAAACACTGCTGGGCTTGTTTTCTTCATACATTCCGCGTGCTGGAAACTCGCCCAAATGGTAGAGAAAAAGCCTTCACGCGATGACCTATACAATCTTGGGCTGCAACTAAGTGAAACCATGCCCAGGGACTGCTTGAAGGCGCCAAATCCGTGGCACCTGGCCTCATTTGCAAGCGGTAGCAATATTGTCGACTCAGAATGGAAATCATTGCTCTTGAAATGTGCTCAGCTGCCCGTCGAACTACAGGGGAAAATCTTAAACTACGCTAATGTAGATAAAGCTGCATTTTCATTGTTGACAGGCGTCACGACATGTTCGCTTGGTCGTCTTTCACCTTCCACAGTAATTCCGCATCCTGACCGCGCCCCAGACCTCGTACCCGATTCCAATACAAACGCTACTCATCTCTGTGCCTCTTTCACCAATATATTCGGGGTTGACTACTTGTGCCATGTCGAAATTCTCAACGCGCCAGTTGGTTGTGATGCTTTGAACCGTCGATGTGCTTGTATTGAAGCCAACACGAACCAAATCTGCAAAATTGAATTCATCCTTGGCCTAATCGGCATATCGGCTGTCAGATTCTATTTTCTTGACGAATCCAAATCCTCTTGGTTGGGAAGCACAGCGCAGGGATGGCGCTGCGGACCACTCAATGTCACGCTCCAGGACATCAGTCTTTTAAAGAATGTAAGTAATATTGTGAAAGGATTTCTCATATataagagaagagagtgTGTCTTTCCCCAATTACTTGAATCTCACATGAGTATTATAGGGCCACAAGAGTGTTCTCAAGCAACTAGCCGATATATATAATCGTCACTTCAGCCGCGTGAGGGATTCAAAAGAGCTACCAATACCACTCCTTTGGAACGTTGCCCGGGACTTACCTGGCTCGGGAGAATCATTTGTCGGCGACATGTACGAAGGACCATACTTCAAGGTGCTAAAAGATTTTACGCCGCAAGCGATGTGTAGTTACTTGCCTTTGCGAGAAAATGGCAGTTGCGTTAAGGGCATAACAGTGTATGCTTGCGACAAAGGCACTAACGGCATTATTGTTCATAAGAGGAGCTCTGACGTGGCAATTTCAGTATCTGGCCGACAAGGGCTACCGacatctttttattttcaagAAGGCGAGGAGATTGTAACACTAGGTTTGATGGCTGTCGACACTTTCGATCAGCATGGCCCGTATCTTTTGGTAAGgcatttccctcttttttaatacttcgCGTAGCCCCAGATACGTAGCAGTTTATACTGATGAATGGCCAATTAGCTCAGAACAAATCGACAGCGTCTTGTATATTTCGGGCCTCCGTTGCTGCTCCGAGAGGAAGGTGCCAGATACTTGTCCTTGACACCTAATCGCTTGAAGCAGGGATGCACCGTTGCAGGCATGATAGTGAATACTCTGCTGATGGCAAAGGAAAGCTTTACAATGTTCGGAGTTCACTGCGAGCCCAGGGATAACTCTGGTACAACAGGGGAAATAACGCCATTGTCTGAGCGGCAAGTCTCTCTACCGGCGGTGCCACAGATAGTGTTTGAAAGCTGGTGGTGTGATGAAGGAAGGGCAACGACAGCGAAGCTGAGTCAAATAAAGCAGCTGAGCGTTCAAAAAACGCATGTTGTCGATGGAAAGCCCGAATTCGGCCTCCGTTTTGCTGGATTATTGATCCATCATACTGATGAGACGATCGAGGCTCTTGGACGTTGGGATGGCTCTTTAACCGTACCGTCTGAGATTATTTACGATTCTGAGATTGATGGGGAACTTTATCGCCTAGTCTTCCATCTGACTTTCAAAAGGGATTTGTACAATGGCACTGAGACCTCTTACTACATGTCTAACATCGTCGCACATTCTAGCCGTCCTCGAAGACAGCAAGTAGTTCAAGCACCGCAATTTGTGCAAGAACAACCAGAGCCTGAAGAACTGGAACCCGAAGATATCCAAGAAAACGCACATCCAGCCGAAAAAACACTCGATTGCGATACATGCTCGGAGCAGCCAGTAAGTGTGCCCCTAGTAAATGGAATGATGTGAATTTACACTAAGAAATATGCAGTTGGTTACCTGGTGCTTTACTGAAAAGGTTGACCACATTGAAGTTTGCTCCGGCGAAACGATGGACTTCGAGCTGCAAGAGTATAGGGGGGCATCAAAGCTATGCAAGGTAGAGTGATAGGAatgtgtttttttcttttcttttttttttttttttaaaaaaaaaaaaaaaaaaaagttggaaaTTGAGTAAAAATAGCGGAGAAATGGTTAAGCTGGGATGTTTCAATTTAATAGGGATGGCTTTAGACTGATAATaatgctacatgtactttcaGGCTGCTGTTACTGTAGAATGCGGAATGGGCGTCACTTTCACTGGATTGGATAGATAAAGATTATACTAAACTATTACTATACTTTAACAGGAATACCCTGGACAGGGTAGGTGGTCTTGATTGTCACCATAGTATATTGAGACAGTCCGGCAAATACTTGCAATTCCAAGTTGCAGTAGATAAGATACAAGTTGGTCACTCAAGGTACATATCTTCCCATCAAGTGGCTCAATACAAATGCTAGAGCGGGGTAAGATATTTAGAAAGAGACAGCCTCTTCGGACTTTCCTGCGCTCTGTCGTTGGCACTGGACTACAGTGTACGCTTAGCCACGTATGCAACATTGATTGGAGGATTTATAACCGCCAACATCCTTCTCTATGGGTATAGAGAGCGTTGGGGATATGATATAATAGAGAGGCTTGTCTAATTAGGggaaatactattattacgACCAAAACATTGTACAACTCCGTTAGCAAGGAGAACTTGAGATTCTAATTACATCGTGGTAGACCACATCAGACTCCATACATACCAGGGCTTCACAAGGGCAGAAAAGGCACTTTTAGATTAGAAAACGGGTATATTGAATTCTAGATAGAAAGAAGTATAGCTCAGCTAGTAAAACATCAAGGTTGCTCAATCAACATTCACGAAAAGCTTctagaagacaaagaagagttTAAGGTAATATGGAGTCTAGGACAAGTTAGTATGCTTGTAGCACTACCATCATGATCACTCTCTTAAAAGCCATGTCTGACAACAAATTTGCAATGCTGATGAGGGTGCTCAGTTTTCTTCCTATGTGTCCATATGGAAGTCTGCGAGGAGAGTCGGAGTTGGAGGGATCCCAGAGAGCATCTTGGGATACAAGGCGGCATTTGCATACATCTCTTGAGTCAGAACTATTGCGGGAAATTGATGCGAGATGCGAGCTTTTGCATGAGTGGTTAAGCCATGGTTAGCTGCTGGCGGGATGAATTTGGATTGAATTGAAGATTACACTGCCGTTCGCAAGCTTGGGCCTACTGTCGTCGTCGAAAGAGCCACACACGAGGCAGTAGACAAGAGCAAGCCACTGAAGGAGGGGCGAAACGAATGTAGGTTCGGGTTAAGCACGTACCCGAAAACATCGGAACCTTGATTCTTCATATGCGGGGGTTAATACTGCAATTTCAGAGAAGCTACATATGAATGCTCTCACATCAACCGTGGCTAGTGGTGTCGTAGAGAAAGGGGGGCGTGCGAATAAAGGACAAGATGATAGATGCACACATGAAAAGAGGGGCTCAAAGGCAAGACCGGATCTTTTCCCTCATGAATGAGTTCATCCGGCCAAGCTTGTCAGAGACATTGATACACCCAGGATGGCAAGACACAGATAGATCGAGGCGGTAGGGGACAAGACGGCAGCGAGGGTGTTTGCATGGCGAGCTGCGGGCCCCAAAAGCGAAGTGAGAGCGCAGCGTAACGTGCACCGCGCTTTTGGCCAGATCCACGGGGCAACAACACACTATTTTGGCGCATGGTGGCATGAATAATCTCTCACCCGCTCCCGATACAGCGGCAAGGTACTACAGAGATTTGGTCCACGACGGCAGATCTGGTCGGGCCCCGGTCCCTTGCCGTTGCATGTGCTGCCGCGTACAAAGATGGAGCGAGGAGCCTGTGGTGATGGCAAGGGAACAGCAACCTGCGGAAACGGCAGTCTCAGACATGTCCAAGGCCAGTGTAtatggcgatgatgggggACAAAAGAGGGGAGTGAAGGACGAGCCGGGGTTGCTAACGCTCTGGCCATAGCCCCTCGCAGGAGCTGAGAAAGGCATAGATCGTTATGTGCGCTCTTCCATTATATTTCATGATCTGCTAATGCGAAATAGAAGTCGAGCCAACGCCGGCCCCCCCCAAAATGCTGACGATCTGATAAGTCTGTGCCAGTGTGCGCTGATCCCCTAGCCTACACAGCAGACTCCACGCCTATTGAGTTTCTCATCCATGCAAGGTAGGCGGTATGTGACTCTGGAGATGAGGCATGGAGCCGTGAACTAGGACATGGTACAACTCTGCCCATGCACCACGACATCTATATAATCACAACCACAACCCCAGCTGTACTCgcacgctgctgctgccgccgccgccggcttgCCTCTTGAATAGCAAAAGCGGTAAAGGATCATGCCATGGGAAATGGGAGTCAAGAGAGTTTAGGTAGCACGTGGCGACTGGTTTGTGTACCACAGAAACATAATTCGACCGGCATAAGCGGCGGATGGGCGATGAGATGCATGATCTAGAGCAACCATGTTCCGCAAGACAGCCAGAAGTTGAGTTTGTAGCTGGatcatggatggatggatggatggatggcggTGAGTGGGagtatatgtatgtatcagGGGTAATTGGAGTCTTCATAGGTAGAAGATGGTAAAGGCAGAATATGTAGAGAGGAGGTAGGCCAGGGAATGATAGAAATAACAGCGATGAATGCTCTTGTATATAAAACCGACACTGTACTTAGTATAGCTTACactctttcccttttccatCAGGTAATAGGATACCTGGGCAGACACTCTTCGACTAAGAATATAACCAGCATCTGCTAGTCAAGTACTGGGTGCACTTTGAGGGACGGTATTGTGATCAATGCCTGGTAGCATCGggcatctctccatctcagaTCCCGAGTCTCCACCCAGCTTCGAAACATTCGCAACCAAAGCCCGCAAGGCTGTATCTAGCGGCTGTATTAGATAATTGCAGAGGTCCACATAGGACGCGGGCGAGTGTCTGGGCGGCAATTGTCCTCTGGTGTTGGTCtggttggtggtggctggCGTATATACAAACACTTGCAACCTTGGACAGCATCCCGTTTTGGTTGTGCGACACAGTGTTTTCCTTTCTGGCGCctttcgccgccgcctcacCGTTGGTGTTGCAAACGgaaaaacgaaaagaaagaagaagaaggcctggACAAGGGTTTTTGGGACTGGTGTGAAGCTCATCCTCGAATCATACCAGGCTGGCTAGGGGTATGGCGCAGCTGAGAGGGGAGCTACTGAGGTTTGGCGAATGGAAAGCGTGGTATCGTGAGACGTGGCCAGCATAGGCCGGTATGAACAGGCTGGCAGCCTATTTGGTTGAGTAAGATGCTGGGATAGTATTTGGCTGGCatcaagatcaaggccaCGCCCTTGATTTTCGCATGAATAGTCGAGCAGTTGATTGACAGTGCCGAGTAGCCTGGCTAGACAACTATCCATCTATCGCCACACGATACGCAACGATGCAGCAGCTATATTTTCATTGCGTACAGGCTAGCGGTCGATTGCTAACAGGCCAGCCTCGTTCTGCTTTTCCTACTGTAGCTGCTGACAAGCTGTGTGATAGCAAAGGAGACTTGAAATTGGCctcagctctctcttctcgcccCCATCCTCGCCGTTTTCTCGACCAATTGTTTCTATTGCCTgtttccccccccccttcttttgGATCGGAATATTTTCCGCGGCAGCGGTAGTCATCGTTATGGCCTCTCTTGTCGTTGCCCTTTCTCCAGGCCTACGAGGTGTTTTCTCTTGGAGAAAGATAGGATATGTTCAGGCACCAAAGCAACTGACGACTGCAAGCATGTCTCCAAAAAGCCCACCTCAAAACAAGGGACATAGATAGCGGACAATGGGCCCATATCCATGACGGCGCTGTCAGCCCTGAGGCAGCGTCCCATTCCTGTTCACAAGCTGGCCTGTGCCCGCCGCAGAATCAACACCAAGGAGGAGACGCTGGACTGAGCTCTGTGCATGGGTAAAGCTGGCATAGCACAATAAAGAGAAAATTTGGACATCTAACATGCATACCTAGCCTTGTGGGCTAATGCCGGGGCTGATCGCCGGCTAGAGTTGCCAGTCCAGCAGGAGAGTCGTTCTATTCGTCCTCGGTGTCTGCCATGCGAATCAAGGGATGGtgttcctttattatataggtTGCTCTTCTCGCTCGCTCATGGGCCTAGGGGCCTGGGAAAAAGAATTGTTAAAGATATTTCTTCGTTCCCCTCTTGCAGATCTGGATGACCAATTCCGTCGGTGATACCACCCACCTGAGCAGATAAGGCGAGGAGGCAAAGGAGGGGAACAAAAGAACAACCATCTCCGTCCTCTAAGAACTTCGGCGTCTCTGCCTCTACTTACCTCTGGGTACCTTGCTTTGCCGGTGTCTGTCGATTTAAAACCGTCAATTCATTCAGCCACGCTGTGAATAGATGAGTGAGTAAGCAATTAGTTGGTCTCGGTTCCCTTCAACTCGTTCCCCttttctcccccctctcCCTTATATCCGAGTCTACCAACTGCACGGTTCCATCCGCCAAGCTGGCATCTTTGACGTCCCGGCATCCTAGCACCTCATGCTCTTGCACTCCACGCCTCTGCCCCTCCCCATCTGTGCCGCGACCTTTCTGCGAACTCCCGCGGCGAGCGAGAGAGATTTGAAGAACTGCGCCTGTGTTTGCCGGACCAGCGCCGAACTGGACCATTGATTGGTCCCCTCTAGCTGGGTCTCGATCGAAAGGAAAACGTACCTAGTTTGGGTGTCTGTCGACTGTCTGAAGCAACAGGGTACAACTATCGCTGTAGGTACAACCTGATTTCCTGTGTCTGCGCATCAAGCCCTCTGTCTCTGCTCTCTAGTCCTAGCTGCCCTGAGACAGG
Proteins encoded:
- a CDS encoding uncharacterized protein (BUSCO:EOG092D3EQH); protein product: MFAVPGWSVSSDALKTEKPTAAGGGPAGAKTRKRKRTTKEEPVTAANVADLYESVVEGKKKPSEEKASQDSKRQKKGSNEKKDGGLKPQGSDKKSKKDKKREKKEKKDKENPNLQPLSNKSDKKNKTENQSKSQDGSATVESSESKSDAAAAKPQQAAILPPAPPKLTPLQASMREKLISARFRHLNETLYTAPSEESFKLFQESPEMFDEYHEGFRRQVKVWPENPVDSFLKDIRTRAKIRQPHGKGRPNAPQVKLIDSPLPRTMSTCTIADLGCGDARLAESLQADKDKLRLDVRSFDLQSPSPLVTKADIANVPMEDGSVNVAIFCLALMGTNWLDFVEEAYRLLHWKGELWVAEIKSRFGPVRNKHAPVTHSVGNRRKLPTKKEVQAKEAHVAGLLEKDLAVEVDGQDDQRRETDVSAFVEALRKRGFVLQGDGREAVDLSNRMFVTMRFIKGAAPTKGKNVRPDDAAPKKKKMFGRMQDEDADDKNGENEGGILKPCVYKIR